In the Oreochromis aureus strain Israel breed Guangdong linkage group 14, ZZ_aureus, whole genome shotgun sequence genome, one interval contains:
- the LOC116335289 gene encoding odorant receptor 131-2-like: MAGNNTLICVFLHRPLTDRVMTVQILVIIFLCINMLLIVTFFKKESFYTSARYILFFVTLLSDSFLLITTDILLILTNFRCSVQVWLCIIICLFVIVYSIVTPVTLTAMTLECYVAICMPLRHGQLCSTRSTMYCILIIHGLSSGPCIVIISMFFATASISFYSQYTICSVEMFMLYRWQDHARSAVSQFYFMIMGITIAFSYVQIMKVAKAASGENKRSTQKGVRTVILHGFQLLLCLVQLWTPFIESAVLQIDFSLFLNVRYFNYVLFSLTPKCLSPLIYGLRDEHFFLALKNLMSASSYSKQT, translated from the coding sequence ATGGCAGGTAACAACACActaatttgtgtgtttttgcaccGACCATTGACTGACCGGGTAATGACTGTGCAAATCCTGGTAATAATCTTTCTTTGTATAAACATGTTGCTCATTgtgaccttttttaaaaaggaatcgTTTTACACATCTGCTcgctacattttattttttgtcacattactgtcAGACAGCTTTTTGTTAATCACGACCGACATCCTACTTATCTTAACCAATTTCCGATGTTCAGTACAAGTTTGGTTGTGTATAATTATCTGTCTTTTTGTGATTGTGTATTCTATTGTCACACCAGTTACTCTGACAGCAATGACTCTGGAGTGCTATGTAGCCATTTGTATGCCCCTTCGTCATGGACAGCTGTGCTCCACACGCAGCACTATGTATTGTATCCTCATAATCCATGGCCTCAGCTCTGGGCCATGCATTGTTATTATTTCCATGTTCTTTGCTACTGCTTCAATTAGCTTCTACAGTCAATACACAATTTGCTCTGTTGAAATGTTTATGCTTTATAGATGGCAGGATCATGCTCGCTCAGCTgtaagtcagttttatttcatgATTATGGGCATCACTATTGCATTCTCATATGTTCAAATAATGAAAGTGGCCAAAGCTGCATCAGGAGAGAATAAAAGGTCAACACAAAAAGGAGTGAGAACAGTGATCCTTCATGGTTTCCAGCTGCTTCTCTGTCTTGTTCAGCTGTGGACCCCATTCATAGAAAGTGCAGTCCTTCAGATtgatttcagtttatttctaaaTGTCAGATACTTTAACTATGTATTATTTAGTCTCACTCCAAAATGTCTGAGTCCTCTAATCTATGGGCTCAGAgatgaacatttttttcttgcactgaaaAATCTTATGTCTGCTTCATCCTAttcaaaacaaacataa